The genomic stretch cccttcacaatcggaagatgtccagcagtgccatcagctcagaatgggcagaaaccagtgggacccaggtacacccatctactgtgtggagaagtctggtcagaagtggtcttcatggaagaattgcagccaaaaagccatactttggacgtggaaacaaggccaagcgactcaactatgcacgaaaacacaggaactgatgcattttgttaattgataaaataaacgtaacatttctatttttgaaagcattcttattttatagcgttttttcacacctgcctaaaacgtttgcacagtactctaTATGTATGTTAAAATTATAGTTAGGCTTCAAGTTTTTTGAATCCctaattttttttgcattgattaTTTAAAGTAATGGGAAGTTAAATATAGAAccctaaaaatgtatttgttttactCTGTAGTTCAGCACTGTATCGTCaatctgcctgtgtgtgagatggagaTTTCACACCTGTGAGTAACAGGCTAGGACCTTGACCAACAGCACTGCTTGTGTCCAACTGCTCCTATCAGTAGTAAACACAAGAAccgttttgttttcctttttagaTTGGAAAGAAATTGGGAATTCCTTGGCAGGAGGAAGGGAAGAGTTAGCTCAGACAGATCCTGCCACGCACACAGAGACCTCCTCTCCCAGCATCTCAGGAGCTCCCAGAGTTGGAAGGAAGTCGTGGCTCCCGGGGTCTTCAGAGCCAGCCCTGGGCAGCAAGGGCAGCACTCCTCACACCACCAGGGTGGGGGGGCAAGGGTTGGGTCAAGGGACAGTTGGCGCATTCCAAAGCCTGACCTCGGCCCCCGCCCCTTGGGTTAGGCCCAGCGCGTCTGCGGCGTCTGATAAGGAAGCGCCCTGCCGCCCTCAGGAAACTTCAGACAATAACCCGGACACGGCTGGCGCTGCTCTCACCGAGGACAAAGTGCGGGGGGTGGACGCTCCAGCCCTGCAGCGCTTGGAGATTCGGGCTGCATCAACCGAGCCAGGGCCACCTCGTTTCCCGGGCACGCCCAAGGATTCTCCGGGACGTGCCACCACCGCTACCCCTCCCACGCAGGACCTGGACTCCATTTCCCCAGGTCTGCTCAACGTGCGAGTGCCAAGGCTTGTAGCTACTCCTCTCTCCCATACTGGCTCCAGCacgcctctctctcatctcaacACCCTTCTCCCTACTCTTCTCCCTCATGGGACTACTcgtgtccctccctctctgcccccagGACATCAGAATGAGAGGAGTAGGGATGATACAGACCTTACATCGGGGAGACCTCAGAGTAGTGTGGCCTCCCTGACCCTTAGCACTGTCTCCCAACTCGGAGGGGAAGttgaaattcacagtatcgctTCTCCTGCGGTGAACTCTCAACCAGCCCTCACACTGTTGGACTCCAGGAATTCCCCCACAGCTTATGTCACTACAGCTCCTGCAAGGGGTCCCAGGGGAAAGGATAAAACGCACAGTTATTATCAGCCCAGGTTCATAAGCCCTTTTCTTGGCACCGAGGGGCAGGAAGTTACTGAACGGCAGTCTTTTGACTCTTCATCCAGCAGCACCCTCGGGCTGTCTCAGGGGCGGAGTGCATTCCCAGAGTCAGAGGGCACTATGGGTAGGGGCTCCTGGGCTGTCATTGATCTGGACCCTCCCTCTAGCTCTTTGCCTGAGGACACCACGGGGACACAGCGGGTCTTAAAGGAGAATGGGAGCACTGAGATGATTCCAGACTCTACTGAAGCTGAGGGTACCCCAAGGCTCTCATCTCTCGTCACTAGGAGCCTCTCTGAAGATGAGCGGTCTGATGTTCCTCTGCCTGAGGTTCTGGAGGACTTCTCTCCATTGTCAGCTTCCACAGAAGGGCCCACTGGCACTGCTACCTCCTCTCCGGACAGCAGCACtaaggaggaggaggcagtCTCTCTTCACAGTGCTGATCCAGGCAGCCCCTACACAGAGGTGCCTTCAACCTCTCCCTCTGCGAAAACAGATACGGAAAAACATGTCAGCACACCTGTTCCAGGCTCCTTTGACGCCTACACTGCCACCCGAGAGCTCGGTGACAAGGCCAAGACTGACTTCACTGCAACTGCAGCACACAGTGAAGTGCCAACTGACAGCTCTGTCTCTGTAGATCAGGATTTCACAAAAATGTGGACCGAGAAGCCAGAACTCGAAGACTCAGCATCAACACACGACGGTCACGTAAACTCTGCCTCAGCCACTGCAGAGTTGGGGGTTTCCTCACAGCCTGAAGGCGAGACAAACCCAGTCTATGAGTCGCGGAGCTCAGACTCTACCTCACACCCTCCTGTCCCTGTGGAGGCAGATGGTACAGACCCTGTACCAGCCTTCTCCACAGCCCCCACCTCTGTAGCACCGTGGGAGGAGCCCACTGTGTCTGAAGACTTATCTGGTACTCCTCCTGCCCATAGCACTCCTGACCGCACTCGCACAGAAGTAACCTCGGCAACCCTTCTCCTCACAACATCATTTGGCGAGGGTACTCAGGGGAGGCAGAGCCCCAGTGGCACAGAGAGGCCTGAGGATACTGTTCCTCATGATAGGAGGGGGCATTCTGAGAGCTCACCAACCAGTGCTGTTGAGCCCGTCTCCCATTCCTCCACAGTCATACCCAGCCCTGCAGACTCTGATATCACCTCTCAGAGTACTGAGCCCGGGTCTTCCAGTGTGACCCCTCCGTCAGTGGCGAGCAGCACAGCAGGGAGCTCAGGCTGTTCACCGCCTGCCTGCTCCTCCATGCCTCCTCACACTCCTGAAGGGCTGTCCCCCTCAGGACAAGGTGGGACAGACGGAACGCAGAAGGCTGACTGTCCTGGCTGCACTGCCACTCCCTCAACAGCACGGTGGGGATCCAGCCCTTCGGTCACCTTCAGTCCCACTGTATCCACAACTGTGCAACTGATTGGCACCAGTCCCAGCAGAAAGACTCATTGGGCCACAACGGTTGGCTTCCCCTTCACACCCTGGCCCAGGCCTACGTCTCAGACCCCTGACCACGAGAcagtccctccccctccctctccccagacAGACATGTCTATCAGCACATTAGCCACACAGCCAGCCAATAGCAGTACTCTCAGCTCCTCTGCGAAACCAGTCAGAGGCAGGGTGTTCATTGTGGAGAATCAGCCTGCAATAATAAAAGGTTAgcctctatgtgtgtgtgctcataatGTGTTTTCATTTCCCTTTGGTCCCCATTTTTAAGGCCAATTTTTAATTAGAACATTCATTTGATATGCTTTATTACAGGATATCACATGTTATTGAGCTTATATTCATATGGAAATtagaatatttatattttaagtgATTCTTTTATGTTACCAAGTAGCCAGATTTCTATATGATTTCCAGAAGAAACTGTCCAGCTCCTTCTGCAGATGGTTCTAGAAAGTGGGTCTCCAGGGGAGCAGGAATCTTCCCAGCCTGAGAGGATCAAAGAGGATGCAGTCCATAAGGTAAGGCAAGCATCTGGGCTCCTAAAAATTTACGAGACAAGGGTGGTCTGTGGTTGGGAAATGCCATTTATTGCACATTATCATATATTCCTGGCTGGTTCTGCTGTGCTGCAGGTAGAGCTGCTCTTGCAGAAAGCTCCTGGGTATCAAGGACTGCGGGTATCATGGACAAGGTAAGAAGACCAAGTGGCCAAAACCACGTTTTGTTTTTGATGCTCACTTCCTGGTGTTGTTGAGAGACGTTGCTCACTTGCACCAGtacggttggctccagtatatgTAATTGGCCCCTGTGTAAGTCAATGGTAAATAGAGTATAGAGAATAGAGTAAAAAATGTTCCCACAAGAACATGTAGATGCAATAGGTGTTTCTTCTTCATCTAATGTCTCCCCGTAACAATGCCGATTTGTTACATTATTGTGTTATTTGGACAATATAGAAATATGTTTTGTGAACAAATCATGAGTACTTTGCATCTTTGCAGAGTCACTGTATCTCAAATGCTTAGTAGATGACTCCACTTTTCATTTTCTGGCCCCAATTTGTACATGGTGGCACCCAAAATCTCCACTTCTGCAGTGTCAAAACGCTTTTCACAAGCCAATGGAACATAAATGGGTGACAGACACTTGGTCAAaatttttctacagtctatgggagAGATGCAGTCATTCTGTACGtctgatattacattattacattattggcatttggcagacgctcttatccagagcgacgtacaacaaagtgcatacccataaccagggataagttcgctgaaagaccctagaggtaagtacaatttcaactgctacctgtacaacaaagataaggacaagggccaattttttttttttttttttttttttttttttttttgaacaaacaaacaaacagagcaaaagtcaccaaagttaactatccaaacactgcttacctagccaactaaaatactgatacacaagtcacagagacaacaattaaggttcacagggaggtagggagggatggggagaggtgctgtttgaagaggtgtgtcttcagcttgcgcttgaaggtggggagggattctatagttctgacctcaacggggagttcgttccaccaccgtggagccagaacagacagtagtcgtgagcgtgaggtggaggttctgagagggggaggtgccaagcggcctgtggaggctgaacgaagaggtctggcaggggtgtagggtctgatgattttttgcagataagctggggaagaccctttaactgcttggaaggctagcaccaatgttttgaatttgatgcgagccatgacaggcagccagtggagggaagtaagcaggggggtgacgtgtgagtatttgggaaggttgaagaccagacgagctgctgcattctggatgagttggagttGATATCTCTCAATGCCCTCGTGTGTCCACAGTGGGAACGCTATTGTGCAGGGCGTGCCTGTGTTCAATACCGTGAGGGCGCTGTCCTGGCTGGGGACCCCTGGGGGTCTTCTGGATGTGACTGGCCTGAGGGAGGCCGTGAGACAGGGCCTGTATGTCGGTGGGGCCAAGGTGGCCAACATCACTGTGGGTGGTGAGTAAGCTGTTATGGTGAATGGTGGTTAATGTGTGTTAATTTCTCTCACCATTGGGGTACATAGCGGAACTATGTGTATGTCTATCTCTAATGCTGTGAGGTCATCGCTATCTGTCTCCTTATGCAAGCAATGTAAAGAACTTCACTACAAAGTCACAGCTCCTAGTCATATTTTACACTCCTCACTGCTCCACCTTGCTGCACTCCCCTTTGTACTCTCCTCCACCACCTGTTTTATATCACCAGACACTTTTCTCCAtgtctttctcactcactcccacTGTTCCTCCCTGCCAGGGCTTCAGCCGGAGCTGTGTTCCTGGCTGTTCCTCTGCCCTGTGGGGTTCCAATGTGTACCAACCGGCCTGGGCAATGCCAGCTGTACCTCCCTGTGCCACACAGACTACTGCAAGAACAACGGCATCTGTACACACCACCATGGCCAGCAGCCAGTGTGCCAGTAATATGCTCCTTCTCCTTTCTCCATAGTCACAGGCATATGGTAGAGCATGATGTGCTCAACTAATGATGCTGATCGTGCCTTTATCTAAAGATCGAAAGACCATAATACTGCaactacattttaatattttgtattcatgtaTGTATTAATAcactgatgagccaaaacattataatCACTCACAGCTGAAGCGAATAATGTTGATTATCTCATAACAATGGCACATGTCAAGGTCTGGGTTATATTAGACAGTAAGCAAACCATTGATTCTCGTAGTCAACATATTGGATGTGGGAGAAATAGGCAGATATAAAGACCTGAGcgactttgacaagggccaaatcGTTAAGACCAGAGTAGGTTGGAGCATCACCGAAACGGCAAGGCTTGTGGGGTGCTCCCAGTCAGCTGTGGTCAGTATCTACTGACAGTGGTCCGACGAGGGACAAACCCTGTTACCGTTTGTGGTGGTCTGAACCAACAGAAAGGCTACTGTGGCACAAGTCACTGAAAATTTGAACGATGGACCCTGCTGCGTATGGGGCTGCATAGCCCCAGACCAGTCAGATTGGCCGtgctaacccctgtccaccGACGAAAGTGCCTATAATGGGCACGCAAGTGTCAGAACAGGACCTTGGAGCAAAGTAAGAAGGTTGTCTGGTCTGATGAGTCCCATTTTCACGTGGACAGCCGGGTACACATTCGCCATTTACCTGGGGAAGAGGTGGTACCAGGATGCACTACCTACATGTACCACTGACCTGAATTTCATCATTATGGACCAGGTACACTTCATGGCAACAGTATTCCCAgatggcagtggcctctttcagtAGGATAATGtgacctgccacactgcacaaattgtTCGGGAACGGTTTGAAAAACATGACAAAGAGTTCAAGGCGTTGCTCTGGCCTGCCTCAAAATTCCCCAGATCGCAATCCGATcaagcatctgtgggatgtgcagGAACAACAAGTCCGATCCATAGAGGCTCCACCTCACAACTTACTGGACTTAACGAACCTGCTGCTAAcatcttggtgccagataccatAGGACACCATCAGAGGTCTTGCAGAGTCCATGCCTCggtgggtcagagctgttttggagGCACGCGGAAGACCAACAACATATTAGGCTTAGTGGTCACAATGTTCGAACTCATCAGtgtatacccccccccccccccctttgtattgtacagtatgttcctCGACTTCAGCGCAGTCGAGTATATTCCTTGACTTTTGTTAAGCAACCTTGGGTCTGAGTAATGTgcgatacatttttttgttgattattattatttgtttcatgGTGACTCCATTTCACGCTAGCGTTCTTGGTGCAGGTGCCCAGTCGGAGAGGATTTCTGGTACATGGGCAGGTGGTGTGACTTCCGTATGACACGGCAAAGAATGGTGGGCATGTGTCTGGGTGTCCTTCTCTTTGTGGCCCTGCTGATGGCCACCCTGTCCTACCTGATCATCCGCCGCTTCAAAGCCATGCTGATCCAGGCCAAGGTGGACCAGACTCGCAGCAGGTAGCGCAAAGACACAGAGCTGAGAACGCTATGCTAAACATTACTGTACGTCATGTGTATTTCTGTCTGATGCGGCACCCACAGAGACGAGAAACACGATCCCATGACTACCTGATGCGGGTTTGGCTGTATGGGCAGTGACCAGGGCCAGACTGAGATGTTATTGTTGAATGACTGGAATAGACATGGCGCCAATGAAAACAGGCTGGGGGTGCAGATAGCGGAGCACTGATGGAAAAACTGGGGCTCTGGGAATATCAGGTCCCCCTGGAGCTCCAGGGTGGAGACTGTAGTGGGTAgatcccaaaaacacacactgtacactgtactcaAACACTCAGTTCAGTGAATTGTGTACGGAACACATCTGCATCTGAACTCTTCACAAAGACAAAGTTTGAGAAAAATTTGCTCCCAGAAAACAAAGCTCCTTGCAGCAGACTTAACACAAATCATTTTAAGTTTCCAGTAGACTgctacccgtgtgtgtgtgtgtgtgtgtgtgtgtgagttcctgctCTCCATTTCCTCCTTACGTCAGAGAAGGTCACATATCAGGAGCAGAAACCTGAGACCCGAGAGACATTCCCTCTCTCGGTATGTCTCTATCTTCCTCCTTTTCCAGGCGACAAGAATGAGACAGCAGCCTTCTCACACTTCCTGATTGGTTCATTTCTGTCTTCCTGTTTCTGCTTTGGGAGTTTATGACGTGCCTGCTTGCTGAAACTGGGCCAATCTCTCTGCCCTCCACACGCTGCTTTACACATCTGTCGTCCTGGAAAGGGCATAGTTTAAAATGGAGCATTAACATTGTACATTGTTCACAGTGAAGAGTTCATGTTGGCACAGTGAAGATCCAGCACTGACAATGGAAAGAAACAGCggatcagtgtgtctgtattctgAGGTTATATATGGATTACTGTTGCagttcagtgtgtctgtattctgAGGTTATATATGGATTACTGTTGCagttcagtgtgtctgtattctgAGGTTATGTAGGGATAACTTTTAcagttcagtgtgtctgtgttttgagGTTATGAATTGATTACTGCTACAGTTCAGTGTGTCTATATTTTGAGGTTATGAATTGATTACTGCTACAGTTCAGTGTGCCTATATTATGAGGTTATGAATTGATTACTGTTGCAGTTTCGTGTGTGTATTTTGAGgttatgtgcaaattactgcgGCAGTTCAGTGAGTCTGTCTTCTGATGCTGTGTACGGATAACTCATGCAGTTTTTACTCATTTGTACTGTCTCCCTTGTGCACAGCTATCGAAGGTTCAACCACTTTGACGAGCTGTCCAGCAGGTTCTGGCTGCGGTCGTGGCCAGGCTCGGCAGACTCCCTCGATAACCCAGTGTTTAGCCGCTCCGACGAGCTGCTGCACCTCAGGGCTCTGGATCGAACCTGCTGTTACCATGACGACACCCTGTCCATCGCCTCTACCTACCCAGGCAGTGTAACGCACCTGAACACAGTCTATACACATGGGTGAGAGACACCAGCAAGGTCTCATGAACGAGACTTACCTGATCAGATCCACCACACTATTCTGCACAAAGGGACACAGGATGCATTAATACTGGGTCACAAAAACACGACCCCCACCCCAGGCTGCTAATTTACctgggaaaataaaaaacagcctTATCTGGGTTTACTTTTTGGccggtttcctgtttgagagaTGTATAGACTGTCCATCCAGAGTGACCTTGTGTGAAGTGTTCAGACCAGAGGTGTCCCTGGGGAAGCAAGTGGAAACTAGTAAAATGGCCTGATGTGTAATTCACGACTGCCCTTTCCTCTTTCGCCCGTTTGCATGGTAGTGCGagtgcaaaaatatatttgtaatatgTGGACAATGGGTATTCATCTGTTCAAAACAACATTGTTTCACTGCCACCACTCCCACCCGTCATTAAATGAGACATATAGAAAGAAATGATTTGCGTTCGTCATAGAAAGTGAAACATTGTGCAGTACTGCCACCTGCTGTTAAAATGGCATAATTCAGCAAGCCTCATCAGGCTGTAAAAAGAGCAGTAAATGTGGATGACTTATTCCCTGCACATTGTGTGCTACTCTGCTGTTGTGAGAATATTTGAAATTCCAGAATTTTCTTCAAATCAGgtcacaaaaacaaatctgttgAAAATGAAGTGAAGGCTCAAAAAAGGTTGACTACATAGATGCTTGCTAGTGTTAAAGGGTCAAAGTACCATTGCATATATACATCAAGTGAAAACAATgtttcactgtaaagcactaATGTGGAGAGGTTTGAGAGTTAGTAAAAAAATGGTCTACTGAGGAGTTTCATTTGTACCATGTACTGCATTTATACTGTAATTATCACACTTATGTATAATTATTCTACTATCCTTATGTGTTAATAGTAGCCAAAATTGTTATTGCCATTTCCTGGTCAGCTTTATCAGATTAATTTTCAAGAATTCTTtctatctatgtgatcactcttgCACTTGGAACTGCACTTCACTCTTAAGGGTTTTCAGTGCACCTGTCCCTAGTTATGATTTGCGCTTTATTgaaagttgctctggataacaacatctgctaaatgactaatgtatTGTACCAGAGCTTATTTGGTAATGACTGACTGGGTTCATATGCGTTGGTCTGCAGCTCCCACTACAACCGGGACCTGAGTGACTGCAGCATAAGCGAATGGATAGCAGACTCGGGGAAGGCCAGtgacctgtctgtgtgcagctggCCCATCGAGCCCATCCAGTGGACCCCCTTCCccctgctgcagcagctggGCGTGCACAGAGCAGTGAGTCCCTCTCAATGCCTTTATAGCAGTGTATGGGTCTGAAACTCTGCTTTCACTCACACGACCGGTCTCACTGAACAGGGCCAGCGCAGCTCAGGCTCCTGTCACACAGCGAAGTGGAGGTGCCTCGGCgctacacacactcgcacaccaagaTCTCCAAATGCACTATCCATAAGCAAACCTTCTGatgcaccattacacacagggGAAAAGAAAACTACAAACACAGGTATCACTGTTAGGATTTTATTGTGGGTTGCACCCAAGTTATACAGCTTTGTAGTCTGATGCAGAGATCAGCATAACCTTACAAACAGTAATCAGTCTACAAGTACAGTCAACAAAAGACCTAATATCTAATCTACATCTTATTACATATTAGCACTAAAATTTAAACGCAAGCaacacagaagaaaaaaagttaaaatgacAGCATCAATGGAAACATTCATCACACAATTGACAGTTTCTACCTTGTATTACTTATTCTTTAGTCAAAATGTATACCAATACAAATAAGGATTGTCCTTCAAAAAGTGCAGTTCCCCAAGATAAAATTCTCAAATGATCCCAAGAAGACACAAAAAGGTACTTCCTGCTCATTTAAGTTGGTAAATTAGACGTATTGTTTTCTATACATTGTACCGTCTATCCGTCAACAGTCTACCAAAGCAATGTGCATAAGTTATAAGTGAGCACTTCAACCTTTTCCCCCAACTTttgatatatatttatttttatttaaaaaaaggtaaatttGCCGTCACAGTCCGCGTGGGGGGAATCTGTGAACAATACATCGCAAATGCTACTACTGGCCAATCTTTCAAAATACACTTTTTAATGGCACATGTTCAGTGACGTTCTCAATCCTGCCTTTACTCTAGGATTGTTTAAAGCAAGCAAAATGGACACAACGGCCTCATTACCTTCACACTGCATAGACTGACTTTTAATGGAACTTCAGAAAAAAAGTCCAGGCTATTTTAGATTTATTGTTCTGGTTCTTTGTGCTGCTTTCACTAAAGCTTTAACAGGGTTTATAAAAGGACAAGACGGCAATGCTCACAGTATGAAAAGTAAATAGCCTCAGCACATTGTTAAACAGTAGGAACCATGTAAAAGAGGGGTGTTTAAAATTCACTCAGAGGATACATCAGTAAAGAGTCACATTTACTTAATACAAAAGTAGAATGTCTGGCCAACCCTTATTCCTCCACTTTGACATGGCGATACAAAAGAACTGCAGAGCAGCAATGGGGATTGTACATTGctaatttttttgtttctttctcacAGTAGCTATTTGTAGATGACAATTCAAGCATATACATTGTCCAGATTTGTACAAAATAACCAGTCCCTCTtgtccccatccctccctctccctccccaatTTGGCATAACAGTGGGTTTTTACACAACATCCCCGTGAGATATTGTCCAACATCGACAGCTCTACATAGGTGCACGATAAAGCTGACAGAAAACCAAAGGCCaaaaattcataataataaagtatAAAGTAGAAAACAGGGTGGATACAACTGGCTTTTCCCTACTCTACGTCAGTTCACTCCAATACAGAAAAACATAAGCAATCGGAGGCAGGGAAAGGATatgcacacacctgtgtctgATATAAGCACAGCTAAATAAACCCAGGCCTGCACTTAAGAGTGTTGCACACCTTCAAGATGGTGCATCTCAAGAGTACAAGGAACAGACATGGCTACCCTGGTCAAGTAAAcccctcagagcccagcacccaAGCCACTTGTAGTCAGTGCTAGAGGAGCAATGAGGGAGTTCCACAATATTCCAGCAGGGTCACCCAGACCCATTACCCAGACCCGCAATAATGCCTTGTTGGCGTCTGCTTATTTTCCAGGCTAGGACACCTCGTCCTCACTCCTACTGCGAGGGAATGGAGCTGGTCGACTTGGAGAAAACCTGGACTGCTTAAACACCACAACCGAGAAAAGCAACATACATAAAGAACTGAACAAGACAAACTTACAACAGAACCATCCATCCAAGAGCCTTCTCCACATCCATCGCAATGCTTCTCACCGTTTAGGAAATATACACGTACCATGTACAACTGAACAATTCTATACATCTATACACACACCAAGTGCAAATCCAAGGCTTTTTGTCTCAATTTCTTATGATACATTTCTAAAGATCAACCTGGTTTAAATGTTCAGTAAATTGTTTTAACAAAATGAGAAATGCAACATCTGGAGAAAGAGTTTGATTCATATTTGGTAGAGCATGTACTTAATAGTTCAACACTGGCATGCCTCTAGGAAGTCTGGGTAATACTCAATGTATTTCTTAAACAATGCTTTCAATTTATCAATACGGAGAATTTAacttaaaaaacaaagaaaaaaaaaacaaagaaaaaaaa from Conger conger chromosome 2, fConCon1.1, whole genome shotgun sequence encodes the following:
- the si:ch211-14k19.8 gene encoding mucin-2 is translated as MFHIIYYALIFIFNTGHLFALEHRDCGGTIDILQEKIGYIRFSSLVDKVDSNNNTYKGPERSDTECTWVIDALPNQKVQLEVISIDNVSRVWVHFESNGDQRVYALEESAPISGMGRIIIRAKKYANSQQSISLFFTADWKEIGNSLAGGREELAQTDPATHTETSSPSISGAPRVGRKSWLPGSSEPALGSKGSTPHTTRVGGQGLGQGTVGAFQSLTSAPAPWVRPSASAASDKEAPCRPQETSDNNPDTAGAALTEDKVRGVDAPALQRLEIRAASTEPGPPRFPGTPKDSPGRATTATPPTQDLDSISPGLLNVRVPRLVATPLSHTGSSTPLSHLNTLLPTLLPHGTTRVPPSLPPGHQNERSRDDTDLTSGRPQSSVASLTLSTVSQLGGEVEIHSIASPAVNSQPALTLLDSRNSPTAYVTTAPARGPRGKDKTHSYYQPRFISPFLGTEGQEVTERQSFDSSSSSTLGLSQGRSAFPESEGTMGRGSWAVIDLDPPSSSLPEDTTGTQRVLKENGSTEMIPDSTEAEGTPRLSSLVTRSLSEDERSDVPLPEVLEDFSPLSASTEGPTGTATSSPDSSTKEEEAVSLHSADPGSPYTEVPSTSPSAKTDTEKHVSTPVPGSFDAYTATRELGDKAKTDFTATAAHSEVPTDSSVSVDQDFTKMWTEKPELEDSASTHDGHVNSASATAELGVSSQPEGETNPVYESRSSDSTSHPPVPVEADGTDPVPAFSTAPTSVAPWEEPTVSEDLSGTPPAHSTPDRTRTEVTSATLLLTTSFGEGTQGRQSPSGTERPEDTVPHDRRGHSESSPTSAVEPVSHSSTVIPSPADSDITSQSTEPGSSSVTPPSVASSTAGSSGCSPPACSSMPPHTPEGLSPSGQGGTDGTQKADCPGCTATPSTARWGSSPSVTFSPTVSTTVQLIGTSPSRKTHWATTVGFPFTPWPRPTSQTPDHETVPPPPSPQTDMSISTLATQPANSSTLSSSAKPVRGRVFIVENQPAIIKEETVQLLLQMVLESGSPGEQESSQPERIKEDAVHKVELLLQKAPGYQGLRVSWTSGNAIVQGVPVFNTVRALSWLGTPGGLLDVTGLREAVRQGLYVGGAKVANITVGGLQPELCSWLFLCPVGFQCVPTGLGNASCTSLCHTDYCKNNGICTHHHGQQPVCQCPVGEDFWYMGRWCDFRMTRQRMVGMCLGVLLFVALLMATLSYLIIRRFKAMLIQAKVDQTRSSYRRFNHFDELSSRFWLRSWPGSADSLDNPVFSRSDELLHLRALDRTCCYHDDTLSIASTYPGSVTHLNTVYTHGSHYNRDLSDCSISEWIADSGKASDLSVCSWPIEPIQWTPFPLLQQLGVHRAARTPRPHSYCEGMELVDLEKTWTA